A segment of the Lycium barbarum isolate Lr01 chromosome 7, ASM1917538v2, whole genome shotgun sequence genome:
gttttaaaaaaaaggtcAAACTTCGTTCTTTAAAGCCCAAAATGGGTCTGGTCATTGGAAGTTCTTGCTTTCAATTATATGATATGGTTATTCAGAATTTACTCACTGCTAAGACTCATCGGTTGCCTGCATCGTGTTGTATGTTCACGACCTTTCCAACTGATGTGCATATAATTCtgttcaaaaaaataatattgGTGGAAATCTTGATACTTCTGGAAGCCAAATTTTATAACAAAATGCCTTCTTGCCTCAACTTGGTTGCATGTTGGTGCCCAAATATGATGTTTAACGTGCATCATGTGCATACCCTTATCCAGTACTTGCTCTGAAGAACTTTGGTTCTACAGAGTCAGAGATTGGTCTTTAGTTTGTTATATTGCATGTGTTCAATCCTAAAGTTGCCTACTTACTTGCTTTATGTGAGATAGTAGCATGACATGAAAATTTTAGGTGTGATTTTTGTTCTATCGTATTCTATCCCTCCATTTATTCGTTAGCCATGACCAACAATTAAGTTTTTGTCACCCTTCTTCTAAATTAAGTTtcaccttttttttctttcttgataaGATCTTCTAAGTTAAGTTTCCTAGAGAAATGACTAGTGAATCATGATTCAAACTTTAATATCATTGCAGACCTGATGCCACCCTCACCCGGAATGGACACATTATCAAAACAGGTTCTCTTCTTTCTCCATCTCATAATGGAATTAAATAACTTCTTTCGGTCTTCCTTTTTCCATTTATACAAAAATCTGCTTGCTAGTCTTTGTTCAATCTTTGCTATGTATAAATGACAGAGAGAAAATAAATGGTAACTTTATTTAACAGCTGATACACTATCCTTTACAAAGGTTCGTGATATAGGATTATGAGTTGGCCTAGATTTTTGAGGTTCTGAAGTTCCCATCCTGTATAATTATAacgtaaggggtcgtttggttgctgcttaggaagtgaattattcatgtattaaaaccaGCATACCTAGTACCATGTTTGGTTTTAGttgctatgtataaaattcaGCACACCAAGTACGGTGTTTGGTTACCAGTTTACAATctcgcataactaatacatgtataagtcgTGAGAGAATCTATGTGGAGTATTATTTATGCAGGTGGAAGATGGagtaactaatacatgaataactaaaccctggataactaatccctgcattacttatacatgcataactctaaccaacaGTCAAACAACCCCTTAGATTTTCATGCACAAACAGGTTGGGAGGTAAAATAATGTTGGAGATACTTCAAGCACAAATGCACAAATAGTTTGCATGAATTGTGCTCATCTTCTTTCTAAGATTTTGTTTTTTTTGCGTTGTTGAGCAGAAGTTCTCTCATCAAGTGGACAGAAGTGGAATAAAGTCTTTTTTAACCATTGCGGGGGATGGTCCTGGGAAGGTAACACAAGGCCAACAGTCATCTATTGTTCACCGTCGGAATATCGACCTTCTAAAGTCTCTGAGGCATCCACGTCACTATGGACGCCATTATTCTCGACGGAGGTCTGCTAGTAATGCTGAGGCATCAACTTCCCATGATGAGAAGTTGTCCTTAAAGATGGCAAGCAAATGCTATACAGATTCTGGACCTGACACAGGTGCATCTTATGTTCTTTACTTAAGTCTTGTTCTTTTAATCGCCATCTCATACAAAACTAAGTAATTTCACATGGACCTTTGTGCTCTTGGAGACCGAGCTCTTGCCATGATATAAGCCAAGCGGTAATTCTGATAGAAACTCAATGTTACATCATAATGAAAATTTCTCGTTTCTTTTTGTATTGGTCTAGCATAGTGGTGACAAAATTAACCCATGAAAACATGATCCGCCCAACCTGCGGGTTAATGACCGCCTATTTAttagctcagcccattttaatCCATCTATAAATTGGGCTGATATGTTGCCCAATTTCACCCATAGAAATCTTgtcaaatattttcaaaaaaataataattctttTATTCGATATATTATAAATAACCataataagaaaaaaattaattttgttaggtacttaaaaaattataaaaggcaaaaaaaagaatcaaaacttagtaagaatcgggcgggttgggttatgacccCCCCTTTTAGTCTATTTTAACCCAACTTATTTCAGCCTAAGTAACTTTTTACCCGCTCATTTAttaactcagcccattttgacCCACCCAAATCTAGCCCAACCCGCACATTTGACACCCCTAGTCTAGCATGATTCTCGAGTTTCTGTTGTATCTACTTACAAAAGTTTGGAGCACATCTCATTTGACTTTCTTTGCATTCTCCGGTCAGAGAATAGGCAAAAAACAGTTCACAAAACAGGAGGAGTTCCATCCAGTTCGTTGGCGACGAGGGCGATATCATCCGATGCAGGGAAACTCTTTTGTGTATTATGCCAGAAGTTTCTGAAGAAGGAACCATACATCGTCCTTGAAAACAGTTTGCCTACAGGGGAGACCTCTGTGGTGGCAGTCTTATCTTGTGGTCATCTTTACCATGCTGATTGTTTAGAACAGAGAACGAACCATGAAGATAGACATGATCCGCCCTGTCCAATTTGTCTTGACTTGGTTTCTAACGTTGACGCTTCAGTAGAACAGGATTGAGTAGGTCAGCTTGTTGTGCCTTGGTACTGATAATCTTTTTGAAGATTAGATGTATTTAGAGGGATTAAGAATCATCTAGGGAGATACAATCTTGTACATGATTTTGAATGTTTTTCTTATCTGCAAATATTGTATAGGAAGAAGAAGCTGAAATGATAAATTGGGATCATGCATGGGAGCTCTTTTAAATGATGTATGATATTGTGGTTAGTTCATGCTCTACTAGATCAATGTCAATGTATATATTTTCAAGTTATTTGGGTGGGTCTAGTTGATTATGCATGCAAATCACTATGTTTCTAAACGACCAAGGCTTTGGATCAGTGGTAAGAGTGCAGTACATGATGTGTGGTTAAGACGTTACGTCACGTGTTCAAACTCAGCCGAGAACAAAAGCTTGGCATTTAAGTGGCGAAGGATACAAGGACAAACCTATTATTCAGCTCTTTCTCGTTTTCTGCTTTAAGAATGTGCTTGAGTCTCTACTGATATTTCCTTAATGCTGGTCAGAGGGCACACATTGGTTCTTTTGGGCAAGTCTAAAGACCCACAAGTTTAAGGAATTATAACTAAGATTTCTTTCAAGGTAATTCCAGTTTCATCTTcctcaaaaaaaagaaaaaaaaaaagaaaaaataaaaagaagaagtaGAACTGATACTTATACACTTGATCTAGATAAATCTGTTTATTGCAGTGTGAAATAGAGTTAAGACTTCTTTGAGCAGTAATCAATATTTGTTCCGCTGTGAAAACAATTGAATGCTATTGTTATTTGTTTCATTTGAAACATACCTTAGTTCTTACCACTAATTCTGTTGATTTACTATCCTGCTTGCTTTAGCAGTCACGTGATGATTCAAGTTCGTTGTAGGTGTAGGGCGTATCGGTAGCAAAGCTCATATAATAATGCAAGTGTACAATGAGCGTAGCAGCCCCTCGGGCATACTCTTTATACAAACTAGCAATAATTAGGTTAAATAGTTCTCAAAGTCACAATTAGCACAAGTTATTGCCAACGTTGACAAATTTCCTCAATGATCAAAATGCATCTTCAAAGACCATCTTACCTTATATTAAACCCCTAAAAGGATAGCGAATTAATTGAATTGTGGTACATGAGTAGGAAGTGGGTTGTCACTCTACTAAATCGGTTCGCTCGATGTAAGTTGTTATACATCAGATGTCGTGCCACATCTCATCccattttggggcgtgacaacatTCCTGTAACCTTGGCATGACAACATTCCTGTAACCCTCTTACTAAAGTTTGATTTCAATGTTCATGTAACATGCAACTGATCCGAAAATTGTGAACTAGTGGAATCCCTCATTGATTGCAAAAAGTATTAATAGTGAGtttatgaagaaattgcacgactAACcctcaaatgggctggtctttaatttttgtcctttagcAATCAAACTTTTTCCGGCACCATTTTCCGGCCAGCCCTCtctttctctccttttttttcttttttcattttcttttcttgtccCCCTCTTCTCTGCTACTGTTTCAGGTCTCTGTGAGAATAATTCCGGCAGTGAACAGTGAACAGTAACTCAGGTAGTGAACAGTAACTCCGGCAGTGAACAATGAACAGTACTCGGacgttgaacagtgttttccggcggCGATCAGGTTCatttcaactggagttggtacctccggttgccatatCCATTATTTatccatacacttgtagttacattttttgctaactttagacttttgaatagtttattagttcatactcattttcgtggctttgcttagtgatggtagactagggtcatgttctcgttcggggacgggggcgagggttaggaggggtaagtgggttaaaggagcgtttaggttgagagtaggatcttggaacattggaacgttaacggggaagtccatagagctagttaagattcttaagaagaggaagattaatatagcttgtatccaagagaccaaatgggtaggtcctaaagctaaggaggtagacgggtataagttgtggttctctggtaggtcgaagtatagaaatggggtgggcattttagtagatagtaaattaagggatcaggtggtagaggttaggagagtcactgataggatgatgtcgattaaggtggtcgttgaaggactcactttgaacattattagtgtatatgcgccgcaagcgagcttaggcgacgaggagaagaggcacttttgggaggatttggacgaattagtgggaggcataccgcctactgagaagctattcgtgggaggtgatttcaatggacacatcggacctatttcgggaggttatgatgatgtgcatggaggctttggcttcggggacaggaatagaggaggagtctcacttttggattttgcaagagcttttgggttggtgatagccaattcgagttttccaaagaaggaggaacacttggtaaccttccgtagttcggtggctaagactcaaatagactttttactccttaggaaggatgataaaggtctgtgcaaggactgtaaggtcattccgagcgaatatcttacaacccgacataagctcttggtgatggatttagcgatcaagatgacgaggaagaagagggtcgtggaggaccgacctaggatcagatgggggagtttgaccactattagtgccctggagatgggagagaaattgaaggatatgagggcctgggatagtagtggggatgcgaccagtatgtgggataagacggctagttgcattagggtggtagcaagggaagtgttgggggtctcgacaggtagtcgtggtcaggatcgaggggactggtggtggaatggagaagttcaagggaaggtggaagcaaagaaggtggcgtatgcgaagttgatagaaagcaaggatgaggtggagaagtggacgaatacagaactttataagatggcgaggaaggaggcaaagttggcggtttcgacggcaaaaacggcagcttttgaacgcatgtatgctgaactagaagataaaagaggggaccagaaattgttcaggctagccaaggcgagggagagaaaggcacgtgatgtggatcaagtaaaatgcatcaaggacgagcatggcaaagtattgctagaggagactctcattagacggagatgacagtcatacttctccaaactcttgaatgaagaaggggacagagacattgtgttgggtgatttagaacatacaggaaggggTCGCGATTTTggctattgcaggagtattaaggttgacgaggttaagggtgttgttcgtaggatgcgcaggggaagagcgaccggacctgacgagattccggGAGAATTCTGGAAGAGCGCGGGCCcgacaggtttggagtggttgactaggttgtttaatgtcatctttaagacgacattgatgcccgaagaatggagggcgagtgtaatgatccctctatacaagaataagggagatatccagagttgcaacaactatagaggtatcaagctgctaagccatactatgaaagtgtgggaaagggtagtggagatgagggtgaggaaaggtgtgtttattttagaaaaccagtttggatttatgccgggacgttcaactacagaagccatccatcttatgagaaggttggtggagcagtatagggagaggaagagggacttacacatggtattcatcgacctagaaaaggcttatgacaaagttccaagacagatcctatggaaatgcttggaggctaaaagtgtacctgtggcgtacattagggtgatcaaggacatgtatgagggagccaaaaccagggtgaggacagtaggaggagactcagagaactttccagttgtgatggggttgcatcaaggatcaactcttagtccgtttttatttgccttggtgatggatggattgacacggcaaattcaaggtgaggtgccatggtgtatggtTTTCGcagacgacatagtcctgattgacgagattCGTAACGGAGTTAACACTAAGTTGgagtgttggagacatactctggagtctaaagggtttaagctgagtaggacaaagacagagtacttggagtgtaagttcagtgaagcaccttaGGAGACtgacttggaagtaaggcttggtacccaggccatccagaagaaaagtagttttaagtaccttgggtctattgtgcaaggcagcggggagattgatgatgatgtcacacatcgtattggggcagggtggatgaaatggaggcttgcttccggagtgctatgtgacaagaaggtaccaccaaaacttaaaggcaagttctacaaagtggtggttagaccgactatgctgtatggggcagagtgttggccagttaagatctctcacgttcaaaagctgaaagttgccgagatgagaatgttgagatggatgtatggccacaccaggagtgacaggattaggaatgaggatattcaggataaggtaggggtggcctcggtggaagacaagatgcgagaagcgagattgagatagtttgggcatgtgaagaggagagacagagatgccccagtgcggaggtgtgagaggttggccatggatggtttcagacgaggtaggggtaggccgaagaagtattggggagaggtaattagacacgacatggcacaactacaacttaccgaggacatgaccttagataggagggtttggaggacccaaattagggtagaaggctagtagatagtctcgttatccgttcttattagtagtcgcattattgcaatataatttcttgtgctccgatttctgttattatctgttatttcctgtgctttgattatcctgtgttatctgctccgatttctgctattatctgttatttcctgtgctttgattatcctgtgttatctgtgtcgcttgcattatttcatttccatatcgctttgaatctcttatccgaatctcttaaccttatccgacttctttttatgcttttattgagccgagggtctttcggaaacagccgtcctaccttgataggagtaaggtctgcgtacactctaccctccccagaccccacgatgtgggatttcactgggttgttgttgttgttgtagcaatCAAACTTATGCCTAGTGGTCATAAATTCTTTAAGGGCGAGGGCATAACTTGttggatattatgatgcgaaaatataaacttataccCCGCCAAAAAGTTATTTGCTACGACCAACACAAAGTAAGAGCGTAAATGCCAATGATCCCGAGGCCCGAGCTCATAGGTAAGAATGTTCCCTTTCACATAATGGGCTAGTCGTTTTTGGTTGGATTTTCGTGTTCAATTTGTAGGAATTGGTAATGAGTAAGGTTTATAAATACTTAGAAGGCACGACTCGATATATTAGCCTGGTAGAGTGCTATGGTCATAGCGGTGCCGAAAGTAGGTGCTCAAGCACTAAATATAATTGTCCATTGAATTATTTTTGATGGCCTCTTCCTAATCAAATTGGTGGATACAAAATCTTCCCAAGAATCTCCATCTTCGAACCTCTTGTTTGACAAGACCTGAAGATGGTGGCTAATAGAAGCAAAGGATAAAAAGAATTTTGATATTGTATAGCGCCAAAATAATAGCcagcatacacacacatatatataaaatatacatattatatacattaGTAGTGTATATTATTTATACATTTAACTAGAAATTATGATTATTTTTTGTGAATGATCAAATGTGTAACTTTCCCAAGGATAAATCAGGAGaggagaggaaaaagaaaaattgTAAAGCAAAGAACAAGCCAATAATTAGATCAATAGGGAAGATGCAACCAAATTAATTTAGGAGTAAATTCCTCAACTCATTACTCAAGTTAAGATATTGTAAAGTAAAATCACTTTTCTTTGTTTTGTCACAAATCACTCAAACTAAGGATCCGTTTGCCCATGAGAAATATTCATCTTTTcccgatttttttttcactttatttgaaaatcagtgattggccatgaaaattataagaatttgaaaaacacttaaaaccctattttcactttcagtacattcaaataaccaaatactatttgcaaaaactataaccaaacacaacttcaatttcAAAAATTCCATATAAAGCGAAATGCTActaagaaaattatggaataaACTCAATTTGTTTTGTTTGTCCCAATAAAGTTACCCAATTTGTGTTTTGTATCTTAGGAAAATAAGGGCAGACGGATTGCATTGGAGTACTATTTTCCACCATTAAATTGGATTTTAATTATTTCTTTAAATCCCATATGGAGGTTTACTTGGCAAATTATCAATGATTGTACTGGAATCGCATGGCAAAATATGCTGACTTTAAAGATTGTCACTTCAAGTAGCCAATGAGTAAACCAAACTTGTTGAGAGAGCGGGGAATTGAAAACAAAAAGTAATCCTCTCTTCGTTTTGTTgctaaaactaaaaaaaatcgtTTTATTTATCTATGTGAGCAAATCAAAAAAAGAAGTAATCACTTTTTTCAATTTTATCCTTATCACTAAATAATCATTTTTCAAACTTATTGAAGTACTACTAGTCAAATTTTAGATTgtcaaagcataattaataagagatTCTCTGTGAATGCTTCAAAGAAGAAGAATCAGACGGAATCCAATTTATGCTTTTGATTGTCTTCTTGAATTCCAATTTAACTGACTTCTTCCGAAAGTCTAAAGTTCTTCAAATTTTCATCAATTCCAACCTACCTTTATTTATGGCATATTTGAAAGAGAACTTTGTAACTtcttcaaaaaaacaaaaaaaatctctAGCTCGAAGAATTAATTTGATTCTCCTTATAAAAATTGTTAAGGAAAAAGGAACGCCGTTGTTAAAGATTAAGtaaaatatttaaattaatattttTCAAGGGGAGTGCAAAATACAAATAGAACAGGTGAAAAGGAATGAAGAAAGTGGTTGCTAGTAAACTTCAATAATGTATTTGATCTTGTGATCGacttctttatttttcaaaattaacttttttatattttttggcAGAAAAGTCCAACGTATGAGGAAGACAATAGAGTATCTTATtaaccaaaaaagaaagaaaaaataaggACAATAGAGGACTGTGAAGCGTGAACACTTAAAGcggcaactttttttttttttttttaaagaaaaaattgaTACGTTTCTCTCGAATATCTAAATATACAACAATTTACTACTAATAATTAAATATTGAAAGGGATCTTATAACACAATATGTTTTACATCTAAAACGATTATGACAACTCGATGAAAATTAAAAGTGTTAAATATCAAGAGAGGGAGAGATGCACCACATGGAGGAGAATGATATTGATAAGTTATGCCattttgtgttttgatgatttgacaaacactTGAGGTATCAGGTATTCGATCAGGTCCCCTGAGTGTCGTACAATCAACGCGCTACAACTGTAAAGCTGCGGTACTGTTACTGTGTCGACTAGCAAAACCGCAGCAGCACAGCTACAGTTTGTTAGAGGCCAAACCTACAGCTAAAGACCAATACCAAAACATGAAATGACCCTATCCATGGTCACATGCTTCTCACATGCTCcccaatatatatacaacatgttacaATGCTTAACCTATCATTTGCAAAATCAGAAGATCATATTCTCTTAAGTGTAGCCGCCACTGCGCCTTTAGTGCTCCTAAGAACAATGCTTCATCAAACTCAAGGACCAGATCCCAACAATtgaagatgtcttaagtcctagGTTTGTTAAGTCTTGTCATTTTGTTCTTCATTTGTAATCCTACTATACTTTCCAGAAGTGTCATTGTAGGAAGGTTTCAACCTTTGTTATTATGGTTTCTTGCCTATAGTTAGTCAAGGTGTGCTTGGgtgcttggctagagttagtcaaggttaGTTTGGTTACtcggctagagttagtcaagggttGTAACctacaatagagttattgtaaggggtgAGGAATTAAGAGGTTAATTTCTAGGTTGCAAGAGGTTGTAATCTTTAagttgctcagtttagtgaagttcAAATCCTACTCCGGTgagtcgtgatttttaatcccttgagcaagaagTTTTCCACATAAATATCTTGTCTTATTTACTTTCTGTTTGTTTACTTGAGGGAACAGATAGAGAACCTAGTTctctatactgtttggtggacgcttaatttctatcaattggtattagagcagattctttctaaaaggttaacacctagaaatgATCTTCATCATGGCTGCTCCACCAAACCTCAAGGAAGGACAGTCAACTACAAGACCCCCAAGGTTTAATGGAAAGTattatgggtggtggaagacaAGGATGCATGATTATATAATGGCTAAGGAGTCGGAGCTTtgggacatcatttgtgatggtCCTTTTATCCCTATGaagactgatttggagaactcaAAGTCTGTtccaaaaataagaaaagaatacTCTAAAACTGACAGGAAATCTATGGAGAAGAACTACAAGGCAAATAAGATCTTGATTTGTGGTATTGGACAAGATGAATACAATCGTGTTTTATCTTGGGAATCTGCTAAGGAAATATGGGAAGCTCTTCTAACAGCCCATGAAGGAACTACTCAGGTAAAACAGTCCCAAATAGATCTGCTTACTACTGAGTATAAGCTGTTCAAAATGAAAGAAGATGAGTCCATTCATTATATGCACACTCGTTTCACCTCCATAATCAATAAGGTTCATTCTCTTAGAGAAATCATTCCAACCAACATGCTAGTCCGGAAAATACTCTGTGTTCTACCAGGTTCTTGGGAAAGCAAAGTGAATGCCATCACTGAAGCCAAGAACTTGCAGACACTGACTATTGACGAACTTATTGGTAACCTTAAGACGTATGAGATGATGAGAAAGAAGGATCTTCAAAGAAGGGAGCCAAATAAGGAGGAAAGTTTGGTTCTCAGAGCAACTAAAAGTGACTCAAGTAGTGATGAATCTGAGATGGCGTACCTCACTTGAAGATTTCATAAGATGATTCGAAGAAATAGTGGGATCCCAAATAAAGGAAGCTCCAGCAGGAAATTCAAAGGAAATGATTGTTGTCACAAATGTGGAAGACTGGACACTTCATCAAAAAATGTTCTCTTCACAAGCATGATTATTATAAAAATGTTGATAAGACAGCTAAGAGGAACCAGGTCCCTGAGAAGAATTTCAACAGAAAAGATGCTGCTGACTACTTGGTAAAGCAGGCTCTGGCTGCTTGGGGAGATTCCTCCAGTGAATCTGAAGATGGAGATGATTTAGGCGATACATCCATGCTGGATATCGACAATGAACCTTCTGAATATGAGTCAATCTTTGAAGTCATGGCCAGATCTGACGTTGATAATTATAATGAAAAAGATGAGGTAAATTTTTTGATGTTCAGAAAAATCTGAAAAGTTACTCTCAGAAAAAATTGATATCTTTAGCAAATGTGTTGATTGATGCCTATCATAGCCTTATTAATAAGAAAAA
Coding sequences within it:
- the LOC132603109 gene encoding uncharacterized protein LOC132603109 isoform X1, whose amino-acid sequence is MGKRKRKADLNKTPPPPDLMPPSPGMDTLSKQQKFSHQVDRSGIKSFLTIAGDGPGKVTQGQQSSIVHRRNIDLLKSLRHPRHYGRHYSRRRSASNAEASTSHDEKLSLKMASKCYTDSGPDTENRQKTVHKTGGVPSSSLATRAISSDAGKLFCVLCQKFLKKEPYIVLENSLPTGETSVVAVLSCGHLYHADCLEQRTNHEDRHDPPCPICLDLVSNVDASVEQD
- the LOC132603109 gene encoding uncharacterized protein LOC132603109 isoform X2, with product MGKRKRKADLNKTPPPPDLMPPSPGMDTLSKQKFSHQVDRSGIKSFLTIAGDGPGKVTQGQQSSIVHRRNIDLLKSLRHPRHYGRHYSRRRSASNAEASTSHDEKLSLKMASKCYTDSGPDTENRQKTVHKTGGVPSSSLATRAISSDAGKLFCVLCQKFLKKEPYIVLENSLPTGETSVVAVLSCGHLYHADCLEQRTNHEDRHDPPCPICLDLVSNVDASVEQD